A genomic segment from Rhodospirillum centenum SW encodes:
- a CDS encoding transketolase C-terminal domain-containing protein — protein MGEQITLSNDAGALFHVPQAEFRRLLDLPLAPPERAALFADLCRLNTLYMITRAGSGHIGSSFSSLDIVSWLHLCVLRPGHDLYFSSKGHDAPGLYAVLTALGALPFEKIHGLRRLGGLPGHPDVAIPGMVANTGSLGMGISKAKGMAEADRVAGRPPRRLFVLTGDGELQEGQVWESLVSAANRHSDGIVAIVDHNKLQSDTFVRRVSDLGDLEAKFRAFGWSVMRADGHDIPAVAAALDALLALPGPRVLIADTVKGRGVSFMEHTALRPEQEFYRFHSGAPSRPDYARATQELADRINGRLAAAGAAPLALEVETVPATAAPPGVRLIPAYTEALLDAAERHPHLVALDADLILDTGLIPFRDRFPDRFIECGIAEQDMVSQASGMALAGLLPVVHSFACFLTARPNEQIYNACSEGKRIVFVGSLAGLLPAGPGHSHQSVRDLAAMGAMPGLTMVEPSCPAAVGPLLRWCLEAAPAASYLRLVSIPCDVPFALPDGWTPEPGRGTVLRPGRDGAVIAYGPVMLTEAWHALDRLEREHGLRLSLIDLPWLNRVDPDWLAETLTGMPLAVSIDNHFRIGGQGDRIAEALAARSGSPPLLRFCVDRLPDCGRNDEVLKAHGLDRDSLAAGILARLRP, from the coding sequence ATGGGCGAGCAGATCACCCTCTCGAACGACGCCGGCGCCCTGTTCCATGTGCCGCAGGCGGAGTTCCGGCGCCTGCTGGACCTGCCGCTGGCCCCGCCGGAGCGCGCCGCCCTGTTCGCGGACCTGTGCCGGCTGAACACGCTCTACATGATCACCCGGGCCGGCTCGGGCCATATCGGCAGCAGCTTCTCCAGCCTGGACATCGTCTCCTGGCTGCACCTCTGCGTCCTGCGGCCGGGGCACGACCTCTACTTCTCCTCCAAGGGGCATGACGCGCCCGGCCTGTATGCCGTGCTGACGGCGCTGGGCGCCCTGCCGTTCGAGAAGATTCACGGGTTGCGCCGGCTGGGCGGGCTGCCGGGGCATCCCGACGTCGCCATCCCCGGCATGGTGGCGAACACCGGCTCCCTGGGCATGGGCATCTCCAAGGCCAAGGGCATGGCCGAAGCCGACCGGGTGGCCGGCCGGCCGCCGCGACGGCTGTTCGTGCTGACCGGCGACGGCGAGTTGCAGGAGGGGCAGGTCTGGGAATCGCTCGTCTCGGCGGCGAACCGGCACAGCGACGGGATCGTCGCCATCGTGGACCACAACAAGCTCCAGTCGGACACCTTCGTGCGCCGGGTCAGCGACCTGGGCGACCTGGAGGCGAAGTTCCGTGCCTTCGGCTGGTCCGTCATGCGGGCGGACGGGCATGACATCCCCGCCGTCGCGGCGGCCCTGGACGCGCTGCTGGCCCTGCCGGGGCCGCGGGTCCTGATCGCCGACACGGTGAAGGGCAGGGGGGTCTCCTTCATGGAGCATACGGCCCTGCGGCCGGAGCAGGAGTTCTACAGGTTCCACAGCGGCGCCCCGTCGCGGCCGGACTACGCCCGCGCCACGCAGGAACTGGCGGACCGCATCAATGGCCGCCTCGCGGCCGCCGGGGCCGCGCCCCTGGCGCTGGAGGTGGAGACCGTGCCGGCCACGGCAGCGCCGCCCGGCGTGCGCCTGATCCCCGCCTACACCGAGGCGCTGCTGGACGCGGCGGAGCGCCACCCGCATCTGGTGGCGCTGGATGCCGACCTGATCCTGGATACGGGGCTGATCCCCTTCCGCGACAGGTTCCCGGACCGCTTCATCGAATGCGGCATCGCCGAACAGGACATGGTCTCCCAGGCCAGCGGCATGGCCCTGGCCGGGCTGCTGCCGGTCGTCCATTCCTTCGCCTGCTTCCTGACGGCCCGGCCGAACGAGCAGATCTACAACGCCTGTTCCGAAGGAAAGCGGATCGTCTTCGTCGGGTCGCTGGCCGGACTGCTGCCGGCGGGGCCGGGCCATTCGCACCAGTCGGTGCGCGACCTTGCCGCCATGGGTGCGATGCCGGGACTGACCATGGTCGAGCCGTCCTGCCCCGCGGCGGTGGGGCCGCTGCTGCGCTGGTGCCTGGAAGCGGCCCCGGCGGCCAGCTATCTGCGGCTGGTCTCGATCCCCTGCGACGTGCCCTTCGCCCTGCCGGACGGCTGGACGCCGGAGCCGGGGCGGGGAACCGTGCTGCGGCCGGGGCGCGACGGCGCCGTCATCGCCTACGGCCCGGTCATGCTGACGGAAGCCTGGCACGCCCTGGACCGGCTGGAGCGGGAACATGGGCTGCGGCTGTCCCTGATCGACCTGCCCTGGCTGAACCGGGTGGATCCCGACTGGCTGGCGGAGACGCTCACGGGGATGCCGCTGGCCGTCTCCATCGACAACCATTTCCGTATCGGCGGCCAGGGGGACCGCATCGCCGAGGCGCTGGCAGCCCGGTCCGGCAGCCCCCCGCTGCTGCGCTTCTGCGTCGATCGGCTGCCGGACTGCGGTCGCAACGACGAGGTGCTGAAGGCCCACGGGCTGGACCGCGACTCCCTGGCCGCGGGCATCCTCGCCCGGCTGCGGCCGTGA
- a CDS encoding SDR family oxidoreductase, protein MDPVFDVSQEIAVVTGAAGQLGGAYTAAFLERGARVVALDRSVDPDLLTRRLGPLAASDRLLPVAADVTDRAGLEAVLAQVRSRFGTPTVLVNNAGIDTPPDVPAAAETGPFEDYPEASFDRVMAVNVKGVFLCCQVFGGAMAEAGRGSVVNVSSIYGVVSPDQEIYAYRRDRGEVFYKPVAYSTSKSALHNLTRYLAAYWGRKGVRVNTLVLAGVFNHQDPAFLAAYTGRIPIGRMADPADYVGPVLYLASPAARYMTGADLVVDGGWTAI, encoded by the coding sequence ATGGACCCGGTTTTCGACGTGTCGCAGGAGATCGCCGTCGTCACCGGCGCGGCCGGCCAGCTCGGCGGCGCCTACACGGCGGCGTTCCTGGAGCGGGGCGCACGGGTGGTCGCCCTGGACCGGAGCGTCGATCCCGACCTGCTGACCCGCCGCCTGGGGCCGCTGGCCGCGTCGGACCGACTGCTGCCGGTGGCGGCCGACGTGACCGACCGGGCCGGCCTGGAAGCGGTGCTGGCGCAGGTTCGGTCGCGCTTCGGCACGCCCACCGTGCTGGTCAACAATGCCGGCATCGATACCCCGCCCGACGTGCCGGCGGCGGCCGAGACGGGACCGTTCGAGGACTACCCGGAAGCCTCCTTCGACCGCGTGATGGCGGTCAACGTGAAGGGCGTCTTCCTCTGCTGCCAGGTGTTCGGCGGAGCGATGGCCGAAGCCGGGCGCGGTTCCGTCGTCAATGTCAGCTCGATCTACGGCGTCGTCTCGCCGGACCAGGAGATCTACGCCTACCGGCGGGATCGCGGCGAGGTCTTCTACAAGCCGGTGGCCTATTCGACCTCAAAGTCGGCGTTGCACAACCTGACGCGGTATCTGGCGGCCTACTGGGGGCGCAAGGGGGTACGGGTGAACACGCTGGTCCTGGCCGGCGTCTTCAACCACCAGGACCCGGCCTTCCTGGCGGCCTACACGGGCCGCATCCCGATCGGGCGCATGGCCGACCCGGCCGACTATGTCGGGCCGGTCCTCTATCTCGCCAGCCCGGCCGCCCGCTACATGACCGGCGCCGACCTCGTGGTGGACGGCGGCTGGACGGCGATCTGA
- a CDS encoding N-acetylneuraminate synthase family protein — protein sequence MDREAVAREPVVRDPSARELEIDGRLINDAGDCYVIAEIGHNHQGNLEQCMKLFTLAKMCGADAVKLQKRDNRALFTREMYDSPYHSENAFGATYGAHREFLEFGRDDYIQLKLHAREIGITFFSTAFDLKSADFLADIGMPAYKIASGDITNTPLLRHVARIGRPIIMSTGGADMDDVRRAYDTVMEINPKLAILQCTSGYPPAFEEMNLRVIETFREAFPTTVVGLSSHDSGIAMALAGYMLGARIVEKHFTLNRAMKGTDHAFSLEHSGLEKMVRDLKRARIALGDGVKRRYPSEEKPLYKMAKKIVAARDLPAGHVLAQEDLAFKAPNDGLPPYHADHLVGMRLTRPLAEDEAIGYADLTSEDAPASPAVVP from the coding sequence GTGGACCGTGAAGCCGTGGCCAGAGAACCCGTCGTGAGAGACCCCTCGGCCAGAGAACTGGAGATCGACGGCCGCCTCATCAACGACGCGGGCGACTGCTACGTCATCGCGGAGATCGGCCACAACCACCAGGGCAACCTTGAACAGTGCATGAAGCTGTTCACCCTGGCCAAGATGTGCGGCGCCGACGCGGTGAAGTTGCAGAAGCGCGACAACCGGGCCCTGTTCACGCGGGAGATGTACGACAGCCCGTACCACTCCGAGAACGCCTTCGGGGCGACCTACGGCGCCCACCGGGAATTCCTGGAATTCGGCCGCGACGACTACATCCAGCTCAAGCTGCACGCGCGGGAGATCGGGATCACCTTCTTTTCCACCGCCTTCGATCTGAAGAGCGCCGACTTCCTGGCCGACATCGGCATGCCGGCCTACAAGATCGCGTCGGGGGACATCACCAACACGCCGCTGCTGCGCCATGTCGCCCGCATCGGCCGCCCGATCATCATGAGCACCGGCGGCGCGGACATGGACGATGTGCGCCGCGCCTACGACACGGTGATGGAGATCAACCCGAAGCTCGCCATCCTGCAATGCACCTCGGGCTATCCGCCGGCCTTCGAGGAGATGAATCTCCGGGTGATCGAGACCTTCCGGGAGGCGTTCCCGACCACGGTCGTCGGCCTGTCCTCGCATGACAGCGGCATCGCCATGGCGCTGGCCGGCTACATGCTGGGCGCGCGCATCGTGGAGAAGCACTTCACCCTGAACCGCGCCATGAAGGGCACCGACCACGCCTTCTCGCTGGAGCACAGCGGGCTGGAGAAGATGGTGCGCGACCTGAAGCGGGCCCGCATCGCCCTGGGCGACGGCGTCAAGCGCCGCTACCCGTCGGAGGAGAAGCCCCTCTACAAGATGGCGAAGAAGATCGTGGCGGCGCGCGATCTTCCGGCCGGCCATGTCCTCGCCCAGGAGGACCTCGCCTTCAAGGCGCCGAACGACGGGTTGCCGCCCTACCATGCCGACCATCTGGTCGGGATGCGGCTGACCCGCCCGCTGGCGGAGGACGAGGCGATCGGCTATGCCGACCTGACCAGCGAGGACGCGCCCGCCAGCCCGGCCGTGGTGCCCTGA
- a CDS encoding glycosyltransferase family 2 protein, giving the protein MLEHTSILIPVLPGRAPYLAPALRLFADETPEVQIIIGAMDSAYGEVSALPEAGRLGDLHICQHDSKTAYHLRLKELRAQARGRFLVIHPDDDIMDPVMMAACEEFLLANPDYSAAMGRALRVSRGRDPSGTEAFQVSSYPVWSHEQATPRERILHLFQHYHHLWYSLQRADSVDLRLHHIALFEGDPMFSQYLDGCIPVAVGRTKVLEGIGFIRRLHDQNTGTRMGTQRDPNVFPHLMFNPAFSQRYAHFRELALDLVAGASMAANIPVDTESLREELDLRSLQLLRWGLFLERGRVEPGEEKFLANLRDPRTADGARAQKLLATMWSPG; this is encoded by the coding sequence ATGCTGGAACATACCTCGATCCTGATTCCGGTGCTCCCGGGGCGGGCCCCCTATCTGGCGCCGGCACTGCGGCTGTTCGCGGACGAGACACCCGAGGTCCAGATCATCATCGGCGCGATGGACTCCGCCTACGGGGAGGTTTCCGCCCTGCCGGAGGCAGGGCGTCTTGGTGATCTGCATATCTGCCAGCATGACAGCAAGACAGCATACCACCTCCGCCTCAAGGAGTTGCGGGCGCAGGCGAGGGGCCGTTTCCTCGTGATCCACCCTGACGACGACATCATGGACCCGGTCATGATGGCGGCGTGCGAGGAGTTCCTGCTGGCTAACCCGGACTATTCCGCCGCGATGGGGCGCGCCCTGCGCGTCTCGCGTGGCCGCGATCCCTCGGGCACGGAGGCGTTCCAGGTCAGTTCCTATCCCGTCTGGTCGCATGAGCAGGCCACCCCGCGCGAGCGCATCCTGCATCTGTTCCAGCACTACCATCATCTCTGGTATTCGCTGCAACGGGCAGACTCGGTCGATCTGCGCCTGCACCACATCGCCCTGTTCGAGGGCGATCCGATGTTCTCCCAGTATCTGGACGGCTGTATCCCGGTGGCCGTCGGCCGGACCAAGGTGCTGGAGGGCATCGGCTTCATCCGCCGGCTGCACGACCAGAACACCGGCACGCGGATGGGGACGCAGCGTGACCCCAACGTCTTCCCCCACCTCATGTTCAACCCGGCCTTCTCCCAGCGTTACGCCCACTTCCGCGAACTCGCGCTGGATCTCGTCGCTGGCGCCTCGATGGCGGCGAACATCCCCGTCGATACCGAATCGCTGCGCGAGGAGCTGGACCTGCGCTCGCTCCAGCTCCTGCGCTGGGGACTGTTCCTGGAACGGGGCCGGGTCGAACCAGGGGAGGAGAAGTTCCTCGCCAACCTGCGCGATCCCCGGACGGCGGACGGGGCCCGGGCGCAGAAGCTTCTGGCCACCATGTGGTCGCCGGGCTGA
- a CDS encoding NAD-dependent epimerase/dehydratase family protein — protein sequence MRGLENATVLVTGASGFVGRAVVADLARAGVWVHAVVRADSPVPGATATHRADLLEPAPLRALVRALRPSHLVLCGWHVDPADYLVSPLNAAHRDAARRLAADFLDAGGHRLVALGTCLEYDPPRESDCDELATPLRGTSPYAEAKIALHGDLQSLFAGRPDDLVWGRLFIPFGEGERPVRLVPSTILSLMAGRPVVVQRPDLVRDFVDIRDVAAMITALLAGRDGGPVNLGSGRGIALKDLALALGTRLGRPDLVSWPDTMPPGDAPRIVAASGRRDRMTGGYAVTPLADSLDRVVASWARISAAGAAIPPGNR from the coding sequence ATGCGCGGACTGGAGAACGCGACCGTCCTGGTCACAGGCGCCTCTGGCTTCGTCGGCCGTGCCGTCGTTGCCGATCTGGCCCGCGCGGGGGTCTGGGTCCATGCCGTCGTCCGGGCGGACAGTCCCGTGCCCGGCGCCACCGCCACGCATCGGGCCGATCTGCTGGAGCCCGCGCCCCTGCGGGCGCTGGTGCGGGCGCTGCGTCCGAGCCATCTGGTCCTGTGCGGCTGGCACGTTGACCCGGCCGACTATCTCGTCTCGCCGCTCAACGCCGCCCACCGGGATGCGGCGCGGCGGCTGGCGGCGGACTTCCTCGACGCCGGCGGACACCGCCTGGTCGCCCTTGGCACCTGCCTCGAATACGACCCGCCCCGGGAGTCCGACTGCGACGAACTGGCGACCCCGCTCCGCGGCACCTCCCCCTATGCCGAAGCGAAGATCGCCCTGCATGGGGATCTGCAATCCCTGTTCGCCGGACGCCCCGACGATCTGGTCTGGGGCCGCCTGTTCATCCCGTTCGGGGAGGGCGAGCGTCCGGTCCGCCTCGTCCCGTCCACCATCCTCAGCCTCATGGCGGGGCGGCCGGTCGTCGTGCAGCGGCCGGATCTGGTGCGCGACTTCGTGGACATCCGCGACGTGGCGGCGATGATCACCGCCCTGCTGGCCGGCCGGGACGGGGGCCCCGTCAATCTGGGCAGCGGCCGGGGGATCGCGCTGAAGGACCTTGCCCTGGCGCTCGGGACCCGGCTGGGGCGCCCGGACCTCGTGAGCTGGCCGGACACGATGCCGCCGGGCGACGCGCCACGGATCGTCGCCGCCTCCGGACGGCGCGACCGCATGACCGGTGGTTACGCCGTGACGCCGCTGGCCGACAGCCTGGACCGGGTCGTCGCCTCCTGGGCGCGGATCAGCGCCGCCGGCGCAGCCATCCCCCCGGGAAATAGGTGA
- a CDS encoding cephalosporin hydroxylase family protein: MKLTIDTDARTIEIAEGGGARRIDLFSAEGYALVATLWRDVGWVQKHSYSFTWMGRPIIQLPEDVIRLQEAIHAVRPDVIVETGVAHGGSLVFHASLMKAMGHGRRVIGVDVEIRPHNRAALESHPLASMIDLIEGDSVAAETVGRVASLIGPGDTVMVILDSNHTRAHVAAELAAYAGLVSPGSYLLVTDGIMGDLAGLPRTRPEWQWDNPRQAAVEFLAAHPEFEDVGPPRPFDESAGCTDITYFPGGWLRRRR; encoded by the coding sequence ATGAAACTGACGATCGACACCGATGCCCGGACCATCGAGATCGCGGAGGGCGGCGGGGCCCGGCGGATCGACCTGTTCTCCGCCGAGGGCTATGCCCTGGTGGCGACGCTCTGGCGGGATGTCGGCTGGGTGCAGAAGCACTCCTACAGCTTCACCTGGATGGGGCGCCCGATCATCCAGTTGCCGGAGGACGTGATCCGGTTGCAGGAGGCGATCCACGCCGTGCGGCCGGACGTGATCGTGGAGACCGGCGTCGCCCATGGCGGTTCGCTGGTGTTCCATGCCAGCCTGATGAAGGCGATGGGCCATGGCCGCCGCGTCATCGGCGTCGATGTCGAGATCCGGCCGCACAACCGGGCGGCGCTGGAGAGCCACCCGCTGGCGTCGATGATCGACCTGATCGAAGGGGATTCCGTGGCGGCGGAGACGGTCGGGCGGGTCGCCTCCCTGATCGGGCCGGGCGACACCGTGATGGTGATCCTGGATTCCAACCACACCCGGGCGCATGTGGCCGCGGAGCTGGCCGCCTATGCCGGTCTGGTCAGCCCCGGGTCCTACCTGCTGGTGACCGACGGGATCATGGGGGACCTCGCGGGCCTGCCGCGCACCCGGCCCGAGTGGCAGTGGGACAACCCCCGTCAGGCCGCCGTGGAGTTCCTGGCCGCCCATCCGGAGTTCGAGGATGTGGGGCCGCCGCGCCCCTTCGACGAGAGCGCCGGCTGCACGGACATCACCTATTTCCCGGGGGGATGGCTGCGCCGGCGGCGCTGA
- a CDS encoding class I SAM-dependent methyltransferase, with protein MGSAHCPICDSASVRVLHARRDFPVFQNVAYATAAAAQAAPTGQLDLCRCDACGFVWNAAFDPALMAYDGSYENCQSHSAVFGRHVGEVMAAILDRLPPGERPDLVEVGCGQGDFLRGLLAAHGDRLGRAAGFDPALRRPDPDGRPVLVAGLLDAAALAASGLRPGLVISRHTIEHVPDPRAFLRSILAAVRTVDGVRLVLETPDVDWILRNGAIEDLFYEHCSLFSGRALEVALATTGFAVDRIERVFGGQYLLCHAHARGTGEVPPAPAEVPMDPALAGAALDRKTAALSRSLARLAGEGTITLWGAGAKGCTFALLMQEAGIRPRFAVDINPAKQGRFLPKSALPILSPADARTAGADHVIVLNPMYLDEVRALCRQMGWTVPLVGIDSLTA; from the coding sequence GTGGGCTCCGCGCATTGCCCGATCTGCGACTCGGCTTCGGTCCGCGTTCTCCATGCCCGGCGGGATTTCCCGGTCTTCCAGAACGTCGCCTATGCGACTGCGGCGGCTGCCCAGGCGGCGCCGACGGGGCAGCTCGACCTGTGCCGGTGCGATGCCTGCGGCTTTGTCTGGAATGCCGCCTTCGACCCGGCCCTGATGGCCTATGACGGCAGCTACGAGAACTGCCAGAGCCATTCCGCCGTGTTCGGCCGGCATGTCGGGGAGGTGATGGCCGCGATCCTGGACCGGCTGCCGCCGGGGGAGCGGCCCGACCTGGTGGAGGTCGGCTGCGGCCAGGGCGATTTCCTGCGCGGCCTGCTGGCGGCGCACGGGGATAGGCTGGGCCGCGCGGCCGGGTTCGATCCGGCCCTGCGCCGGCCGGACCCCGACGGACGCCCGGTCCTGGTCGCCGGGCTGCTGGATGCCGCCGCCCTCGCCGCGAGCGGGCTGCGGCCGGGCCTCGTGATCTCCCGCCACACCATCGAGCATGTCCCGGACCCCAGGGCGTTCCTGCGGTCGATCCTGGCCGCCGTCCGGACCGTGGACGGCGTCCGGCTGGTGCTCGAAACGCCGGACGTAGACTGGATTCTACGCAACGGAGCGATCGAGGACCTGTTCTACGAGCATTGCAGCCTGTTCTCGGGCCGTGCGCTGGAAGTGGCGCTCGCCACCACCGGCTTCGCCGTGGACCGCATCGAGCGGGTCTTCGGCGGCCAGTACCTGCTCTGCCACGCCCATGCCCGTGGCACCGGGGAGGTGCCGCCGGCCCCGGCGGAGGTCCCGATGGACCCCGCTCTGGCCGGCGCGGCCCTGGACAGGAAGACGGCGGCCCTGTCCCGCTCCCTGGCGCGGCTGGCGGGGGAGGGAACGATCACGCTCTGGGGCGCCGGGGCGAAGGGCTGCACCTTCGCGCTGCTGATGCAGGAGGCCGGCATCCGCCCGCGGTTCGCCGTGGACATCAACCCGGCCAAGCAGGGCCGCTTCCTGCCGAAATCCGCCCTGCCGATCCTTTCCCCGGCGGATGCCAGGACGGCCGGAGCCGATCATGTGATCGTGCTCAACCCGATGTACCTGGACGAAGTCCGGGCGCTCTGCCGGCAGATGGGCTGGACCGTCCCGCTGGTCGGGATCGACAGCCTGACGGCCTGA
- the rfbC gene encoding dTDP-4-dehydrorhamnose 3,5-epimerase: MQFSETTIPGVTVVDLEPIRDRRGHFARCFCADAFAARGLPTDFPQHSLSFNAVAGTVRGLHFQLPPHGEPKLIRCTRGAIFDVAVDLRPESPTWRQWVGIELSASTGRALYIPPGLAHGFQTLTDETEVLYMMGVRFVPEAARGYRWNDPAFGIDWPLPPTLISERDLSFPDFAGA; the protein is encoded by the coding sequence ATGCAGTTCTCCGAGACCACGATCCCGGGCGTGACGGTCGTGGACCTGGAGCCGATCCGCGACCGGCGCGGCCATTTCGCCCGCTGCTTCTGCGCCGACGCCTTCGCCGCGCGGGGGCTGCCGACCGACTTCCCGCAGCACAGCCTCTCCTTCAATGCGGTGGCGGGGACGGTGCGCGGCCTGCATTTCCAGCTTCCGCCCCACGGCGAGCCGAAGCTGATCCGGTGCACGCGGGGCGCCATCTTCGACGTTGCCGTCGATCTCCGCCCGGAGTCGCCGACTTGGAGGCAGTGGGTCGGGATCGAACTGTCGGCATCGACCGGCCGGGCGCTCTACATCCCGCCCGGTCTGGCCCACGGTTTCCAGACCCTGACCGATGAGACGGAGGTCCTGTACATGATGGGCGTGCGCTTCGTGCCGGAGGCGGCCCGGGGCTACCGTTGGAACGATCCCGCCTTCGGCATCGACTGGCCGCTTCCGCCGACCCTGATCTCCGAGCGCGACCTTTCCTTTCCGGACTTCGCCGGCGCTTGA
- a CDS encoding class I SAM-dependent methyltransferase, which translates to MSAPLSCRACGAPLRHSFVDLGKTPLANSYLDPDRAGEAEAVYDLHARVCDACFLVQVEDVVPAEAIFTDYAYFSSYSESWVEHARRYALGMIGRFGLDGRSQVVEVASNDGYLLRHFVAAGIPVLGIEPAANVAAVARAQGVPTETVFFGRETARDLRDRGLAADLIAANNVLAHVPDINGFVAGIAALLKPAGVWTVEFPHLLNLIEQVQFDTIYHEHFSYLSLLAVESILERNGLRAFDVEELPTHGGSLRVFVGHRDGPHGPCPGLDAVRAREARAGLDRLETYAGFGERVRKVRDDLLGFLAGARREGRAVAAYGAAAKGNTLLNYCGIGTDDIRFVVDRSPHKQGRLLPGSHIPILPLEVVERERPDYLLILPWNLREEIAGAMAGIRGWGGRFVVAIPRLEVF; encoded by the coding sequence GTGAGCGCCCCCCTGTCCTGCCGGGCCTGCGGCGCTCCCCTGCGGCACAGCTTCGTCGATCTGGGCAAGACTCCCCTGGCGAACAGCTACCTGGACCCGGACCGGGCCGGAGAGGCGGAGGCCGTCTACGATCTGCATGCCCGCGTCTGCGACGCCTGCTTCCTGGTGCAGGTGGAGGACGTGGTGCCGGCCGAGGCGATCTTCACCGACTACGCCTACTTCTCCTCCTACTCGGAGAGCTGGGTGGAGCATGCGCGGCGCTATGCGCTCGGCATGATCGGGCGGTTCGGGCTGGACGGACGCAGCCAGGTCGTGGAGGTCGCCAGCAACGACGGCTATCTGCTCCGGCATTTCGTGGCCGCCGGCATTCCCGTGCTGGGCATCGAACCCGCCGCCAATGTCGCCGCGGTGGCGCGGGCGCAGGGCGTGCCGACGGAGACGGTCTTCTTCGGGCGGGAGACGGCGCGCGACTTGCGCGACCGGGGGCTCGCCGCCGACCTGATCGCGGCCAACAACGTGCTGGCGCATGTCCCGGACATCAACGGCTTCGTCGCCGGCATCGCAGCATTGCTGAAGCCGGCGGGCGTCTGGACCGTGGAGTTCCCCCACCTGCTGAACCTGATCGAGCAGGTGCAGTTCGACACGATCTACCATGAGCACTTCTCCTACCTCTCGCTCCTGGCCGTCGAGAGCATCCTGGAACGGAACGGCCTGCGTGCCTTCGATGTGGAGGAGTTGCCGACCCATGGCGGGTCGCTGCGGGTCTTTGTCGGCCACCGGGACGGGCCGCACGGTCCCTGCCCCGGGCTCGACGCCGTCCGGGCCAGGGAGGCCCGGGCCGGGCTGGACCGGCTGGAGACCTATGCCGGCTTCGGGGAGCGGGTGCGCAAGGTCCGCGACGACCTGCTGGGTTTCCTCGCCGGAGCCCGGCGGGAGGGCCGCGCCGTGGCCGCCTACGGTGCCGCCGCGAAGGGCAACACGCTGCTGAACTACTGCGGCATCGGCACGGATGACATCCGGTTCGTCGTCGACCGCAGCCCGCACAAGCAGGGCCGCCTGCTGCCCGGCAGCCACATCCCCATCCTGCCGCTGGAGGTCGTGGAGCGCGAGCGGCCGGACTACCTGCTGATCCTGCCGTGGAACCTGCGGGAAGAGATCGCCGGCGCCATGGCCGGCATCCGCGGCTGGGGTGGGCGCTTCGTCGTGGCCATCCCGCGCCTGGAGGTCTTCTGA
- the rfbG gene encoding CDP-glucose 4,6-dehydratase, whose amino-acid sequence MSPLPTPAFWRGRRVLLTGHTGFKGSWAAAWLRTMGAEVSGLALPPETVPSLHTLLNGPASEPPVDVREAAAVARAVAAARPRIVLHMAAQALVRRSYRDPAGTFATNLGGTVTLLEALRQVPDLEAVLVVTSDKVYDNPGGGRPLREDDRLGGADPYSASKAACELAVASFRSSYYAPAGIPLATARAGNVIGGGDWSEDRIVPDLWRARRAGRPVEIRFPDATRPWQHVLEPVGAYLVYLEALAADRHGRLPTALNIGPSPDEELSVLDLARRFADRAGAPLSWCRPEGPQPPEKPTLTIDAGLIRETLGWRPRLSMAEAVDWTAAWYAAFDRGEDMRALTLAQIADYCRRPL is encoded by the coding sequence ATGAGCCCCCTGCCCACCCCCGCCTTCTGGCGCGGCAGGCGCGTCCTGCTGACCGGACATACCGGCTTCAAGGGGAGCTGGGCCGCGGCCTGGCTGCGGACCATGGGGGCCGAGGTTTCCGGGCTGGCGCTGCCGCCGGAGACGGTCCCGTCGCTCCACACCCTTCTGAACGGTCCTGCCTCCGAGCCTCCCGTCGATGTGCGCGAGGCGGCGGCGGTGGCGCGGGCCGTCGCCGCGGCGCGGCCCCGGATCGTGCTGCACATGGCGGCGCAGGCCCTGGTCCGCCGCTCCTACCGGGACCCGGCGGGGACCTTCGCCACCAATCTGGGCGGGACGGTCACCCTGCTGGAGGCGCTGCGCCAGGTGCCGGACCTTGAGGCGGTTCTGGTGGTGACGTCGGACAAGGTCTACGACAATCCCGGTGGGGGCCGGCCGCTGCGGGAGGATGACAGGCTCGGCGGCGCCGACCCCTACTCCGCCTCCAAGGCGGCCTGTGAGCTGGCAGTCGCCAGCTTCCGCAGCAGCTATTACGCGCCGGCGGGGATTCCCCTGGCGACGGCGCGGGCGGGAAACGTGATCGGCGGCGGCGACTGGTCGGAGGACCGGATCGTCCCGGACCTCTGGCGGGCCCGCCGTGCCGGCAGGCCGGTCGAGATCCGCTTTCCCGATGCGACGCGCCCCTGGCAGCATGTGCTGGAGCCCGTCGGGGCGTATCTGGTCTATCTGGAGGCGCTGGCCGCCGACCGGCACGGCCGCCTGCCGACGGCGCTGAACATCGGCCCGTCGCCGGACGAGGAACTGTCGGTGCTCGACCTCGCCCGGCGCTTCGCCGACCGGGCCGGGGCTCCGCTGTCCTGGTGCCGGCCGGAGGGGCCGCAGCCGCCGGAGAAGCCCACCCTGACCATCGACGCCGGCCTGATCCGGGAGACCCTGGGCTGGCGCCCGCGTCTGTCCATGGCTGAGGCTGTGGACTGGACGGCCGCCTGGTATGCCGCCTTCGACCGGGGCGAGGACATGCGCGCCCTGACCCTTGCCCAGATCGCGGACTACTGCCGGAGGCCGTTGTGA